The following DNA comes from Ornithobacterium rhinotracheale DSM 15997.
GACTTTCTGGAACCAATGACAAAGCAGGTTCTGCTCAGAACTTGTTGCGTTGGGTTTCTCCAAGATTGATTAAAGAAACCTTTGTTCCGCCTACAGATTATAGATACCCATTCTTGGCAGAAGATTAAAAAATCAAATTTCAATTATTTTTTAATAAATGAAAAGGCACTCAGAGTTGAGTGCCTTTTATAGTTTAAATAAATTCGCTCAGCTCTAGCCAGCGCATTTCTTTTTCTTCAAGCTCATCGGTAATTTTTTGCAATGCCTCGCCTATTTCCTTGATTTTCTCATAATCGGTTTCGCCTAAAAGCTGATTGCTAAGCTCCTCCTTTTTAGTTTCTAATGCAGGCAAGTCTTTTTCTAATTGCTCAAATTCTCTTTTTTCTTTAAAACTTAATTTCTTTTTGGGAGTTTCTGTTTTTGGCACAACAGGTTCTGGCTTTTTCTGCTTTTCCTGCTCGCGTTGTTGCTGTTCTTGTTCCTTGGCAAATTCTCGGTATTCGGTAAAGTTCCCAACGAAATCCGATACCACACCATCTCCCTCAAACACCAAAGTATGATCGATGATGCGATCCATAAAATAACGATCGTGCGAAACGATGATTAAACACCCTTGAAATTGTTGCAAAAAATTCTCTAACACCGTGAGTGTCTGCAAATCCAAATCATTGGTAGGCTCATCAAAAATTAAAAAATTCGGATTTTGATACAGCACATACATCAAATGCAACCTTCTTTTTTCTCCACCAGAAAGTTTTGAAATTGGGGAATATTGCGTTTGGTCATCAAACAAAAACAAACGCAAAAACTGAGATGCCGAAAGACTTCGCCCATTGGCTAAAGGATAATTTTCTGCAATTTCTTTAATGAAATCAATTACACGCTCATCTTCTTTAAAGGCTAAACCTTTTTGCGAAAAATATCCGATTTTAATGGTTTCTCCCGTTTCTATTTCGCCAGAATCGTAGGGCTCCAATCCTTGAATAATGTTTAAAAATGTGGATTTCCCCACACCATTGCCCCCAATGATTCCCACCTTTTCGCCACGCTGAAAGTTGTACGAAAAATCCTTTAAAATCACTTTTTTGCCAAAGGATTTATTCAAATTTTTAAAACTCAAAATCTTTTTGCCCAAGCGTTTCATCTCAAAATCAAGAGATAAATTATCTTTTTTCACATTTTGCTTGGCTACTTTTTCAGTTTCATAGAAAGCTTCAATTCTGCTTTTAGATTTTCCTGTTCGTGCTTTGGGCTGGCGGCGCATCCATTCTAATTCCTTACGATACAAATTATTAGCTTTATCTATATTAGCCAATAAATTTTCCTCTCGCAAGGCTTTATTTTCTAAATATTTGGCATATGAACCTTGATGAAAATACAATTTCTGGTCTTCTAATTCCCAAATGATGTCGCAAATATTATCTAAAAAATAGCGATCGTGTGTTACTAAAAGCAGCGTGATTTTCGCCATCGAAAGGTACT
Coding sequences within:
- a CDS encoding ABC-F family ATP-binding cassette domain-containing protein; the protein is MNYITAENLTKSYGLKILFQDISFYINEGDKIALVAKNGSGKSTLLKIIMGIEPCDEGTISINKDIQTVFFDQEIKFNPELSIEDFMMQLEIPPIIALKNYQKIMHSGDTEKLSQAIAEMEHHKAWELETEMQQILGQLKITDLEKKMGKLSGGEVKRVALAKLLLEIRAEHKHTLLIMDEPTNHLDVDMVEWLEQYLSMAKITLLLVTHDRYFLDNICDIIWELEDQKLYFHQGSYAKYLENKALREENLLANIDKANNLYRKELEWMRRQPKARTGKSKSRIEAFYETEKVAKQNVKKDNLSLDFEMKRLGKKILSFKNLNKSFGKKVILKDFSYNFQRGEKVGIIGGNGVGKSTFLNIIQGLEPYDSGEIETGETIKIGYFSQKGLAFKEDERVIDFIKEIAENYPLANGRSLSASQFLRLFLFDDQTQYSPISKLSGGEKRRLHLMYVLYQNPNFLIFDEPTNDLDLQTLTVLENFLQQFQGCLIIVSHDRYFMDRIIDHTLVFEGDGVVSDFVGNFTEYREFAKEQEQQQREQEKQKKPEPVVPKTETPKKKLSFKEKREFEQLEKDLPALETKKEELSNQLLGETDYEKIKEIGEALQKITDELEEKEMRWLELSEFI